In Oryza brachyantha chromosome 2, ObraRS2, whole genome shotgun sequence, a single window of DNA contains:
- the LOC107303538 gene encoding uncharacterized protein LOC107303538, with product MRRSSQGKSSGVVAAAVSGGSGGGVRKYDAYGARSGNLMMSCYAKAKPRPSKWDDAQKWLSRSGDGGSGAARRSSSCADDGLLLPPPPPRKGAGSWRSWSNVEWEGAPTAAPVVAADGGEGEEEGDTKAVDAVQAYVPQRFVVSLRDVGTEMTPGGSKEPSRANTPRVVAPPAAAHVIAGGTVSPGQCHGGWRDSGLGVAADHGAACEGSDGRDEAAGTRTAVSPATAWGEAERAKYIARYRREEMKIQAWENRERRKAELQMRTAEEKAERMRLRAQARTAGKLATAQAEAKARRARAEAELALGRPGKEGCLLTRSASWSSGRSLSLSLRLPLLCS from the exons ATGAGGAGATCGTCTCAGGGGAAGAGCTCTGGAGtggtagccgccgccgtcagcggcggcagcggcggcggtgtacGGAAGTATGATGCGTACGGTGCGAGGAGTGGTAACCTGATGATGTCTTGCTACGCGAAGGCGAAGCCGAGGCCGTCCAAGTGGGACGACGCGCAGAAGTGGCTCTCCCGgtcaggcgacggcggcagcggggccGCCCGGCGGTCGAGCTCCTGCGCCGACGAtgggctgctgctgccgccgccgccgccgcggaaggGCGCCGGCAGCTGGCGCTCCTGGAGCAACGTGGAGTGGGAGGGCGcgcccacggcggcgccggtggtggcCGCGGACGGGGGCGagggggaagaggagggggacaCCAAGGCGGTGGACGCCGTGCAGGCGTACGTGCCGCAGCGGTTCGTGGTGTCGCTGAGGGACGTCGGCACGGAGATGACGCCCGGCGGGAGCAAGGAGCCGTCGAGGGCGAACACCCCCCGCGTCGTcgcaccgccggcggcggcccatGTCATCGCGGGGGGCACCGTTTCGCCTGGGCAATGCCACGGTGGATGGCGAGACAGCGGCCTTGGCGTTGCGGCGGACCACGGTGCCGCTTGCGAGGGCTCCGACGGGCGCGACGAAGCTGCGGGCACGAGGACGGCCGTGTCGCCCGCGACGGCGTGGGGCGAGGCGGAGCGCGCCAAGTACATTGCCCG GTACAGGCGCGAGGAGATGAAGATACAGGCGTGGGAGAACCGGGAGCGGCGGAAGGCGGAGCTGCAGATGAggacggcggaggagaaggCCGAGCGGATGAGGCTGCGCGCGCAGGCGAGGACGGCGGGGaagctggcgacggcgcaggcGGAGGCCaaggcgcggcgcgcgcgcgcggaggcCGAGCTGGCGCTGGGCCGGCCAGGCAAGGAGGGGTGCCTGCTCACGCGGAGCGCGAGCTGGAGCAGCGGCcgctcgctctcgctctcgctccGGCTGCCGCTGCTGTGCAGCTGA